A window from Chrysemys picta bellii isolate R12L10 chromosome 2, ASM1138683v2, whole genome shotgun sequence encodes these proteins:
- the NEURL3 gene encoding E3 ubiquitin-protein ligase NEURL3: MGICLSQQPGVENIDGDTSRALFFHPITHGSQVLLDEFHHVAERGSSFHDGIVFTNRPIQLHEKVTLKILKKEARWHGGLRVGFTSMDPSKMDPGHLPPFACPHLVMQGKTWAAVLPDQCIEEGTILMFWVDHRGRVFFRSQQEARNLPLLTGVPVRGRLWAVIDVYGQTKAVQLLDPTRLRGGICDPAPAPRPSYPARPHAPACRDYSSLLGGDVEECVICCSHEANALLQPCGHATLCHCCAQEVFHNNQPCPFCREQIQDIVQVIPGAPAPVTCLPVGNQLWPGGWMEAGGGGVSATCPSE; this comes from the exons ATGGGGATCTGTTTAAGCCAGCAGCCAG GTGTGGAGAATATTGACGGGGACACTTCCCGGGCCCTCTTCTTCCACCCCATCACCCATGGCTCCCAGGTCCTCCTGGATGAGTTCCACCATGTGGCTGAGCGGGGCAGCAGCTTTCATGACGGCATCGTCTTCACCAACCGGCCCATCCAGCTCCACGAGAAGGTGACGCTGAAGATCCTGAAGAAGGAGGCCCGTTGGCATGGGGGACTGAGAGTGGGCTTCACCTCCATGGACCCCTCCAAGATGGACCCTGGTCACCTCCCTCCATTTGCGTGCCCCCACCTGGTCATGCAGGGGAAGACCTGGGCTGCAGTCCTGCCAGACCAGTGCATAGAGGAAGGCACCATCCTCATGTTCTGGGTGGACCACAGAGGCAGAGTTTTCTTCCGCAGCCAGCAAGAGGCCCGGAATTTGCCTCTGCTGACCGGCGTCCCCGTGAGAGGCCGTCTCTGGGCCGTCATTGATGTCTATGGACAGACCAAGGCAGTCCAGCTTCTGG ATCCCACAAGGCTCCGTGGAGGCATCTGTGAtcccgccccagcccccaggCCGTCGTATCCTGCCAGGCCTCATG CGCCGGCGTGCAGAGATTACAGCTCTCTCCTGGGAGGCGACGTGGAGGAGTGCGTCATTTGCTGCTCACACGAGGCCAACGCTCTGCTGCAGCCCTGCGGCCACGCCACTCTCTGCCACTGTTGTGCCCAGGAGGTGTTCCACAACAACCAGCCTTGCCCCTTCTGTCGGGAGCAGATACAGGACATTGTCCAGGTCATCCCGGGAGCTCCAGCTCCTGTCACATGTCTGCCTGTTGGGAACCAACTGTGGCCAGGAGGATGGAtggaagcggggggtgggggagtttctGCAACCTGCCCTAGTGAATAG